A genomic stretch from Dissulfurispira thermophila includes:
- a CDS encoding DUF1640 domain-containing protein — translation MGTAIIFDTHAYVKRLKAVGFTEEQAEVQASTLAEIVEDKLATKRDIAGLKKDIDELEKRLEIRLKELESSVKADIIKWVAGMLVAQAVVIAALVKLM, via the coding sequence ATGGGAACAGCCATAATATTTGACACTCATGCATATGTAAAAAGGCTTAAGGCAGTAGGTTTTACCGAGGAGCAGGCAGAAGTGCAGGCCTCTACCCTTGCTGAAATTGTAGAGGACAAGTTAGCGACAAAAAGAGATATTGCTGGGCTTAAAAAAGATATCGATGAACTCGAAAAAAGGCTCGAAATTAGATTAAAGGAACTTGAGTCATCGGTTAAAGCAGATATCATCAAATGGGTAGCAGGCATGCTCGTAGCACAGGCTGTAGTTATCGCCGCCCTCGTAAAGCTCATGTAA